From Gordonia crocea, the proteins below share one genomic window:
- the eccD gene encoding type VII secretion integral membrane protein EccD, whose product MTDPLSSTADSTDSASGADVMATELTRISVLCGRRQIDVGVPSEASVAALLPELARLLLRNEFDEPAEVPPDLTEQWTLSRVGQRPLDDNLSLASAGVRDGDLLVLRTESTTEIPVIYDDVIEAIAGINAREFGSWSPRSARWMGAIAIAAATLAGTITVLPAASDPNRWGALAVAAVGAILFLVGAMVSVHRLGDRTVGALLTCASCTAAFAAGWLVVGSAHVALAFFLGFALAAVVAILSLRVTTGSPLAHMALISGATLAAVGALLQTLWGAELEKSTAIIAVTAMFAAFVGPRFTILLARLPIPTVPNVGEPLADDDSDPAINVEQGVAAIANLAMPQSQALEIRAKAANSYLAGLVLGSSVVAVAAATVTAYPYRGAHWQAFLLALLVSIGIASRGRLHRDVSAAGAMIGAGLAGAIGLGIMVILTGGWWAIVGYAGLLIVAAGAGYAGVIVANRDYTPPIRRAGEILEYVLITICVPLAAGIAGLFGLARGL is encoded by the coding sequence GTGACTGATCCTTTGTCATCGACGGCAGATTCGACTGATTCGGCATCCGGTGCCGACGTGATGGCGACGGAACTGACGCGGATCTCGGTGCTGTGCGGTCGTCGCCAGATCGACGTCGGCGTACCGTCCGAGGCTTCCGTCGCGGCGCTGTTGCCCGAACTCGCCCGCCTGTTGCTGCGCAACGAATTCGACGAGCCCGCCGAGGTGCCCCCGGATCTGACCGAGCAGTGGACGTTGAGCCGAGTCGGCCAGCGGCCCCTCGACGACAACCTCTCCCTCGCCTCTGCTGGTGTCCGCGACGGTGACCTCCTGGTGCTTCGCACCGAGTCGACCACCGAGATCCCGGTCATCTATGACGACGTGATCGAGGCGATCGCGGGTATCAACGCCCGTGAGTTCGGGTCGTGGTCGCCGCGCTCGGCGCGCTGGATGGGCGCGATCGCCATTGCGGCAGCCACGCTTGCCGGGACCATCACCGTGCTGCCCGCCGCATCCGACCCAAATCGCTGGGGTGCCCTCGCTGTTGCCGCTGTCGGCGCCATCCTGTTCCTGGTGGGCGCGATGGTCAGCGTGCACCGCCTCGGCGACCGCACCGTGGGTGCGTTGCTGACGTGCGCGTCCTGTACCGCCGCATTCGCTGCCGGCTGGCTCGTGGTCGGATCCGCCCATGTGGCATTGGCGTTCTTCCTCGGATTTGCCCTCGCCGCCGTCGTCGCGATCCTTTCGCTGCGGGTGACGACGGGGAGTCCCCTGGCACACATGGCGCTGATCTCCGGAGCGACGCTCGCGGCCGTCGGTGCGCTACTGCAGACCTTGTGGGGCGCTGAGTTGGAGAAGTCGACGGCCATCATCGCGGTCACGGCCATGTTCGCCGCGTTCGTCGGCCCCCGATTCACAATTCTGTTGGCGCGCCTGCCCATTCCGACGGTGCCCAACGTCGGTGAGCCGTTGGCCGACGACGATTCCGACCCGGCGATCAACGTCGAACAGGGTGTCGCAGCCATTGCGAACCTGGCGATGCCGCAGTCGCAGGCGTTGGAGATCCGCGCCAAGGCCGCCAACAGTTACCTCGCCGGCCTGGTGCTGGGCAGTTCGGTCGTCGCTGTCGCCGCTGCGACGGTCACCGCCTACCCGTACCGCGGCGCCCATTGGCAGGCCTTCCTGTTGGCCCTGTTGGTCAGCATCGGTATCGCCTCCCGCGGACGGCTGCACCGCGATGTCAGCGCGGCCGGTGCGATGATCGGCGCCGGCTTGGCCGGCGCCATCGGACTGGGCATCATGGTCATCCTCACCGGCGGCTGGTGGGCGATCGTCGGCTACGCCGGACTCCTCATCGTGGCCGCCGGCGCGGGCTATGCCGGCGTGATCGTCGCCAATCGGGACTACACACCGCCGATCCGTCGAGCGGGCGAAATCCTCGAATACGTCCTCATCACCATCTGTGTCCCGCTCGCAGCGGGGATCGCCGGGCTGTTCGGCCTGGCCCGCGGGCTCTGA
- the mycP gene encoding type VII secretion-associated serine protease mycosin, whose protein sequence is MARPSLLRRGTAARLAAVAIVVGGSLGAPMATAITPPKVSGGPPGAGPVAPSEPTQQSVVCAEPATNGTDVTMPSPPFASLEIAKAWAFSRGAGQRVAVIDTGVTPQPRLRVVPGGDYVSAGDGTADCDGHGTAVAGLIAAKPSTNDAFAGVAPEATIIAIRQSSPSFREKNSSDGNKSGKTSNGYGNTTTMARAIVRAVELGATVINISQVACMSAGSAGQEGRDLGRALAWAYRRNVVVVVAAGNIGNSSGCKPQNPPPATSDPWTSVTTVATPAWYSDYSLAVASVESDGSVSQFSLAGPWVAVAAPGSDIVSLSSRRKGPEIINGEIAQGKFVPLQGTSYSAAYVSGLAALVRARYPKMTAGEVMDRIRRTAHGPGPRDTSIGYGIIDPVAALADEVPPSSMLAQPYATGKVAAPPPEPTKSWAPWIATGGALLGGIVLLLAVFTRTRPAHDRRKLVEGIDF, encoded by the coding sequence ATGGCGCGCCCGAGCCTGCTCCGCCGCGGCACCGCGGCCCGTCTGGCGGCGGTCGCCATCGTCGTCGGCGGGTCCCTCGGTGCCCCGATGGCCACCGCCATCACTCCGCCGAAAGTGAGCGGCGGACCTCCCGGTGCGGGTCCGGTGGCCCCGTCGGAACCGACGCAGCAGAGTGTGGTGTGTGCCGAGCCGGCGACCAATGGCACCGACGTCACCATGCCGTCACCCCCGTTCGCCTCACTGGAGATCGCCAAGGCGTGGGCGTTCTCCCGGGGCGCCGGTCAGCGCGTCGCCGTCATCGACACCGGCGTCACCCCGCAGCCGCGACTACGGGTCGTACCGGGCGGCGACTACGTGTCCGCCGGCGACGGCACCGCCGACTGCGACGGCCACGGCACCGCAGTGGCCGGTCTGATCGCCGCCAAACCCAGCACCAACGACGCGTTCGCGGGCGTGGCCCCCGAGGCCACCATCATCGCGATCCGCCAATCCAGTCCCTCGTTCCGCGAGAAGAACAGCAGCGACGGGAACAAGTCCGGCAAGACCAGCAACGGCTACGGAAACACGACGACGATGGCCCGCGCCATCGTTCGTGCGGTCGAACTGGGTGCCACGGTCATCAACATCTCCCAGGTCGCGTGCATGAGTGCCGGATCGGCTGGACAAGAGGGCCGCGACCTGGGACGGGCGTTGGCGTGGGCGTACCGGCGCAACGTCGTGGTGGTGGTCGCCGCCGGCAATATCGGTAATTCGTCGGGCTGCAAGCCGCAGAACCCGCCACCGGCGACGTCGGATCCGTGGACCTCGGTCACCACCGTCGCGACTCCGGCCTGGTACTCCGACTACTCGCTGGCCGTCGCGTCGGTCGAATCCGATGGTTCGGTGTCGCAGTTCAGCCTCGCCGGGCCGTGGGTTGCCGTCGCCGCCCCCGGCTCCGACATCGTTTCTCTCTCGTCGCGGCGCAAGGGCCCCGAGATCATCAACGGCGAAATCGCGCAAGGTAAGTTCGTTCCGTTGCAGGGCACGAGTTACTCCGCCGCGTACGTCTCCGGTCTCGCCGCCCTGGTCCGCGCCCGCTACCCCAAGATGACGGCGGGCGAGGTGATGGACCGCATCCGCCGGACCGCGCACGGCCCGGGCCCGCGGGACACCTCGATCGGATACGGGATCATCGACCCCGTCGCCGCGCTGGCCGACGAGGTGCCGCCCAGTTCGATGCTGGCTCAGCCCTACGCCACCGGGAAGGTCGCCGCGCCTCCGCCGGAACCGACGAAGTCGTGGGCTCCGTGGATCGCGACGGGGGGCGCGTTGCTCGGCGGCATTGTGCTGCTTCTCGCCGTGTTCACGCGGACCCGGCCCGCGCACGACCGGCGCAAGCTCGTTGAGGGCATCGACTTCTGA
- the eccB gene encoding type VII secretion protein EccB gives MAKRTTKPQVNGYRFLVRRLEHALVRRDVRMIQDPMSAQVKSLMVGAVFTVLIILVGLVMSFFKPQGSVGDAKILVSKTSGSLFAVVGDRVHPVLNLASARLATGSAEVPKSVKESLLDKYPRGPLIGIPGAPWSLDAHGAGSDSNWAVCDKTSNPNNESSGITVSVIVGGIGAGQRLGSSTAALVQVDGKAYLITNNTRAEVDTDSYAVVDALKLQGLKGRPVSRALLNAIPASRAIVAPTIADVGKPNRFSLPKSATIGSILESDAVTGKEMFALTKDGIEPITKLVASMIQVRYRSSVVPVRPADLAGVPRVRTLSVESYPKQAPRVIGNPVALCYDWTPAGIAVVSGADLPVPAGAKLMSVVAGKRTGAQADEVALPPGKGWAVRTTGSTSDSKRADSYFFISDTGVRYAVPDDQVATLNLPEPQRAPWAVVSLLPSGPMLSREAALVTHNDIASGER, from the coding sequence ATGGCGAAACGCACCACGAAGCCTCAAGTCAACGGCTATCGGTTCTTGGTGCGTCGGCTCGAGCACGCGCTGGTCCGCCGTGATGTGCGCATGATCCAGGATCCGATGAGCGCCCAGGTGAAGTCGCTGATGGTAGGCGCGGTCTTCACGGTGCTGATCATCCTCGTCGGGCTGGTCATGTCGTTCTTCAAGCCGCAGGGATCGGTCGGCGACGCCAAGATCCTGGTGTCAAAGACGTCGGGATCGTTGTTCGCCGTCGTCGGCGACCGGGTACACCCGGTGCTCAACCTCGCCTCGGCGCGGCTCGCCACCGGATCGGCCGAGGTGCCCAAGTCGGTGAAGGAGTCGCTGCTCGACAAGTACCCGCGTGGGCCGCTGATCGGCATCCCCGGCGCCCCGTGGTCGTTGGATGCGCACGGCGCCGGCAGCGACAGCAACTGGGCGGTCTGCGACAAGACCTCCAACCCGAACAACGAGAGCAGTGGAATCACCGTGTCCGTCATCGTCGGCGGGATCGGGGCGGGACAGCGCCTCGGATCGTCGACGGCCGCGCTGGTGCAGGTCGACGGTAAGGCGTACTTGATCACCAACAACACGCGGGCCGAGGTCGACACTGATTCCTATGCCGTCGTTGACGCGCTGAAGCTGCAGGGTTTGAAGGGGCGCCCGGTGTCGCGTGCGCTGCTCAACGCGATCCCCGCGTCGCGCGCGATCGTCGCGCCCACGATTGCCGACGTCGGCAAGCCGAATCGGTTCTCGTTGCCGAAGTCGGCGACCATCGGGTCGATCCTCGAATCCGACGCGGTCACCGGCAAGGAAATGTTCGCCCTGACCAAAGACGGAATCGAACCGATCACCAAGCTCGTGGCATCGATGATCCAGGTCCGCTACCGCTCGTCGGTCGTGCCGGTGCGCCCGGCCGACCTCGCCGGTGTCCCGCGGGTCCGCACACTGAGCGTCGAGTCCTACCCCAAGCAGGCGCCGCGCGTGATCGGGAACCCGGTCGCGCTGTGCTACGACTGGACGCCGGCCGGTATCGCGGTGGTTAGCGGAGCCGATCTGCCGGTGCCGGCCGGGGCGAAGCTGATGTCCGTCGTCGCCGGTAAGCGGACCGGGGCGCAGGCCGACGAGGTGGCACTGCCGCCGGGCAAGGGCTGGGCGGTCCGCACCACGGGGAGCACCTCCGACAGCAAGCGGGCCGACTCGTACTTCTTCATCAGCGACACCGGCGTCCGCTATGCCGTGCCCGACGACCAGGTGGCGACACTGAATCTGCCGGAGCCGCAGCGTGCCCCGTGGGCGGTGGTGTCGCTGCTTCCGTCCGGGCCGATGCTTTCACGCGAGGCAGCGCTGGTCACCCACAACGACATTGCAAGCGGTGAGCGCTAG
- the eccE gene encoding type VII secretion protein EccE: protein MRWGAKGRATDATPLVAGRTALAPAGTVLMHPDGQYRPPRPDTSPLTEHPQPLYKSVPLWTIVVAELLALGLFVLLTLTPLAWWANALITVVVAIALAMALATPRGGMPLGAHIQRRLAFVRRGRGEKSTQRPPFDVPTPDGGLIGLFWDGTELLSALRIATRPGELTRLSPGVGPERTLNVGTIARALHQFDIEVTSIDIITHGWQTRTSPYLARVYTELIGTLGAVAHQDVFLVMRLNPSHCPDAVVSRGGGPAGALRTAMSATRRLANRMAAESYHATALTAAEITALSSQLLDGMRLPNASETWGGVDWAGYRSTVYSLGPGLDVAALQDIWSHPGISVTTRTAVQNDGGSGMHAIDTLVRYGTTGPLSQPPVPELTLLEGYQLPALRSTLPLGRQHFPAAEGLGTVEDLDAIHLAVGGCGQLVGADEQGRAVAMNLFGPGVKRVEVWGGLTLAQQIVLRAGIIGARILIDTDRPEVWRTMVDAVAAPASLWVSSWRMPAQPGIPQYTLCLLDSDDAVEDPAIPTHIRVNRRPAASLSLQEGVDVAFHQNADDPTTVTVVSPGSRTNLRLVSTNEERQLFASQKVR from the coding sequence GTGAGGTGGGGAGCGAAAGGCCGTGCGACTGATGCGACGCCGCTGGTAGCCGGCCGGACCGCATTGGCACCGGCGGGCACCGTTCTCATGCACCCCGACGGGCAGTACCGGCCCCCGCGGCCCGACACGTCGCCGCTCACCGAACACCCGCAACCGCTGTACAAATCGGTGCCGTTGTGGACCATCGTCGTCGCCGAACTTCTCGCTCTGGGCCTATTCGTACTACTGACCCTCACCCCCCTGGCGTGGTGGGCGAACGCACTGATCACCGTCGTCGTCGCCATTGCACTCGCCATGGCCCTGGCCACCCCGCGCGGGGGCATGCCCTTGGGCGCCCACATCCAGCGGCGCCTGGCGTTCGTGCGCCGCGGGCGCGGCGAGAAGTCCACGCAACGCCCGCCGTTCGACGTTCCCACACCCGACGGCGGGCTGATCGGCCTGTTCTGGGACGGCACCGAACTGCTATCCGCGCTTCGGATCGCCACCCGTCCGGGCGAACTGACCAGGCTGAGTCCCGGCGTCGGGCCGGAGCGGACGCTGAACGTCGGCACCATCGCCCGCGCACTCCACCAGTTCGACATCGAAGTGACGTCGATCGACATCATCACCCACGGCTGGCAGACGCGGACCAGTCCGTATCTGGCCCGCGTGTACACCGAACTGATCGGGACGCTCGGCGCGGTGGCGCACCAGGACGTGTTCTTGGTCATGCGACTCAACCCGTCGCACTGTCCCGACGCCGTCGTATCCCGCGGCGGCGGTCCGGCCGGTGCGCTGCGCACCGCCATGTCGGCGACGCGCCGGCTGGCCAACCGGATGGCCGCCGAGTCCTATCACGCTACGGCCCTGACCGCCGCCGAGATCACCGCGCTCTCGAGCCAGCTGTTGGATGGGATGCGGCTGCCGAACGCGTCCGAGACGTGGGGCGGGGTCGACTGGGCAGGCTATCGCAGTACCGTGTACTCGCTCGGTCCAGGCCTGGATGTCGCTGCGTTGCAGGACATTTGGTCGCATCCGGGAATCTCGGTGACCACACGCACGGCGGTCCAGAACGACGGTGGGTCGGGTATGCACGCTATCGACACGTTGGTGCGCTACGGCACGACGGGCCCGCTCAGCCAGCCACCGGTACCCGAGCTGACCCTCCTCGAGGGGTATCAGCTGCCGGCATTGCGGTCGACGCTGCCGTTGGGTCGGCAACACTTCCCCGCCGCCGAGGGCCTGGGCACCGTGGAGGACCTCGACGCGATCCACCTCGCCGTCGGCGGCTGTGGCCAATTGGTGGGCGCCGACGAGCAAGGCCGGGCCGTCGCGATGAACCTCTTCGGCCCCGGCGTGAAACGCGTCGAGGTCTGGGGCGGTTTGACGCTCGCGCAGCAGATCGTGTTGCGTGCCGGAATCATCGGCGCCCGAATCCTCATCGACACCGACCGCCCTGAGGTGTGGCGCACGATGGTCGACGCGGTGGCGGCCCCGGCCAGTCTCTGGGTGTCGTCGTGGCGGATGCCGGCCCAACCGGGCATCCCGCAGTACACCTTGTGCCTGCTCGATTCCGATGACGCGGTCGAGGATCCCGCGATCCCCACCCACATCCGCGTCAACCGTCGGCCCGCAGCGTCACTGTCCCTGCAAGAGGGCGTCGACGTCGCCTTCCACCAGAACGCCGACGATCCGACGACGGTCACCGTCGTCAGTCCCGGTTCCCGCACCAATCTGCGCCTCGTGTCGACCAACGAGGAACGCCAATTGTTCGCGTCCCAGAAGGTGAGATAG
- a CDS encoding WXG100 family type VII secretion target, giving the protein MIHYNYAGIASVMAEATQQKTQLIQLVQDMTGIKNSTQSLWEDPESAEAFRAAYTKWLQGSEELQGVLGNIINAASQGSDNMNGTNKAIANTWV; this is encoded by the coding sequence ATGATCCACTACAACTACGCAGGCATCGCGAGTGTCATGGCCGAGGCCACGCAGCAGAAGACCCAGCTCATTCAGCTGGTGCAGGACATGACCGGTATCAAGAACTCCACGCAGTCGCTGTGGGAGGACCCGGAGTCGGCCGAGGCCTTCCGCGCCGCCTACACCAAGTGGCTGCAGGGCTCGGAGGAGTTGCAGGGCGTGCTCGGCAACATCATCAACGCCGCCTCGCAGGGCAGTGACAACATGAACGGCACCAACAAGGCAATCGCCAACACCTGGGTCTGA
- a CDS encoding WXG100 family type VII secretion target, which produces MAGTQIDIAGMQAAKSKAESVHGEMNGLLSRVRSTMEQSSGVWKGDAQAAFTVVSNEYNSAAQKMSTAMDEMIQKLQASLTKYGAQEDDTTAAVKSAGGGLNMNV; this is translated from the coding sequence ATGGCTGGAACTCAGATTGATATCGCAGGGATGCAGGCGGCCAAGTCGAAGGCCGAGAGTGTCCACGGAGAGATGAACGGTCTGCTCTCGCGCGTCCGCTCCACCATGGAGCAGAGCAGCGGGGTCTGGAAGGGCGATGCGCAGGCGGCCTTCACCGTTGTCAGCAACGAGTACAACAGTGCGGCTCAGAAGATGAGCACGGCGATGGACGAGATGATCCAGAAACTGCAGGCGAGCCTCACCAAGTACGGCGCCCAGGAAGACGACACCACGGCTGCGGTGAAGTCCGCCGGCGGCGGCCTCAACATGAACGTCTGA